A single Carettochelys insculpta isolate YL-2023 chromosome 2, ASM3395843v1, whole genome shotgun sequence DNA region contains:
- the LOC142009708 gene encoding uncharacterized protein LOC142009708 isoform X1 yields the protein MNTAAPASENGPYSTNHTRPFFYAQPTAQHPYPNPWYLSPVYNPYYVPAPGFRSGNPYFPFYSVALHEYPGYFVPQHPMHTRVNRRPYFNVPPPSPLFYHATRFRHYSSPGKKTVTKETQTDPRQPENKTKKHQDLRTETKGCEAGNKACVSSGISIKTENTSVKQDSSGSPLVAERDFQNKGSSSSAQYRNLPSGSYAFEKEEVRIEYGNGSPAIQLWKSFKETIPLYDAASSKTVPENIVQRDLFSVSSCEGVIYSPHDVNSSPSCAAYSDERKTALSFKRSGEEGHEKEVQNNETKLDAQKQGYASQRTKSPLDEARAMQIAELARTVSNDQLVARHDTLFKRASLKRPASKTSEEESNLVHQAQLFPSSTEITNDSSLQQKKANQSHSTTNESQITLDKSLWCDESVEKYVPSDSWLACVDAMDTNCNYDMCMSQRKRQSVLSLSSDEMSSKDEESSVDDVPVSYFVPDYVLKKSMYDLQKNAQGLEREKIESGGSVNEDEVVRKEQNNVANSQSFKSCSKVKVKRLASRGGSIGVLPRSSSQKKIYSLKKKAAKSLSLSEAEDSEEYLVAEEEGDDEDDDDDDDPDEVDYFLQEALPCGPWIPDKHGFYQQIGQRVFWKPLKNTIPAQLITLPAGEKIKSGFIESTGLAYKSREKEQDETGYYGKKRLMSKQKGSDHKGTSLKPSRVRLLKENMGLTADEYWIRSGAKPKFANLIRGSLSPPAKSKEQGNLFLAKSKRKRISKPPYKRRDSRCEAEDVEVWEVPKASAHKGCGSKRSLYKRR from the exons ATGAACACTGCAGCACCAGCTTCAGAAAATGGCCCATATTCTACAAACCACACAAGACCTTTTTTTTATGCACAGCCAACAGCACAACATCCTTACCCAAATCCATGGTACCTCAGTCCTGTATATAATCCATACTATGTACCTGCACCAG GTTTCAGAAGTGGAAAtccatattttccattttattctgTTGCACTGCATGAGTACCCTGGATATTTTGTCCCACAACATCCCATGCACACGAGAGTTAACAGAAGACCTTATTTTAATGTTCCCCCACCGTCCCCTCTGTTTTATCATGCAACACGGTTTAGGCACTATAGTAGCCCTGGGAAAAAAACAGTGACCAAAGAAACACAGACTGATCCTAGACagcctgaaaacaaaacaaaaaagcatcagGATCTCCGTACAGAAACGAAAGGCTGTGAAGCAGGAAATAAGGCTTGTGTTTCTTCTGGTATTAGTATAAAAACTGAGAATACTTCAGTGAAACAAGATTCATCTGGATCTCCTCTTGTGGCAGAAAGAGACTTTCAAAACAAGGGTTCCTCTAGCTCTGCACAATATAGAAACCTTCCTTCAGGAAGCTATGCTTTTGAAAAAGAAGAGGTCAGAATAGAGTATGGAAATGGCTCACCTGCAATTCAGCTATGGAAGTCCTTTAAAGAAACCATTCCACTGTATGATGCAGCAAGCAGTAAAACAGTCCCTGAGAATATTGTGCAACGTGACTTGTTTTCTGTTAGCTCTTGTGAAGGGGTAATATATAGCCCTCATGACGTTAATTCCTCCCCTTCATGTGCAGCTTATTCAGATGAGCGAAAAACTGCTCTTTCTTTTAAGCGTAGTGGTGAAGAAGGGCATGAAAAAGAGGTccaaaataatgaaacaaaactTGATGCACAAAAGCAGGGATATGCAAGCCAAAGGACAAAATCACCACTGGATGAAGCCAGGGCAATGCAAATTGCTGAGCTGGCCAGAACTGTTAGTAATGATCAGCTAGTGGCAAGACATGACACACTCTTTAAAAGAGCTAGTTtgaaaagacctgcttcaaaaACTTCTGAAGAGGAGTCTAATCTTGTTCATCAAGCACAATTATTTCCATCCAGTACAGAAATAACAAATGACTCAAGTCTACAGCAGAAAAAGGCAAATCAAAGCCACAGTACAACAAATGAAAGTCAGATAACATTGGATAAAAGCTTATGGTGTGATGAATCTGTTGAGAAGTATGTTCCTTCTGACAGCTGGCTAGCTTGTGTGGATGCCATGGACACTAACTGCAACTATGATATGTGTATGTCGCAAAGGAAACGTCAAAGTGTACTCAGTCTGTCTTCTGATGAAATGTCTTCTAAAGATGAAGAATCATCAGTTGATGATGTGCCAGTGTCTTATTTTGTCCCTGACTATGTGCTTAAGAAGAGCATGTATGACTTGCAAAAAAATGCACAGGgcttggagagagagaaaattgaaAGTGGTGGCTCTGTTAATGAGGATGAAGTAGTGAGAAAGGAGCAGAACAATGTTGCCAACAGCCAGAGCTTCAAAAGCTGTTCAAAAGTGAAGGTTAAAAGGCTGGCCAGCAGAGGTGGAAGTATAGGAGTCCTCCCTAGATCTTCTAGTCAAAAGAAAATCTACTCCCTAAAGAAAAAAGCTGCTAagagtttgtctctgtcagaggctgaAGACTCTGAAGAATACTTGGTGGCAGAAGAAGAGGGTGATGATGAAgacgatgacgatgatgatgatccAGATGAAGTTGACTATTTCCTTCAAGAGGCCCTTCCATGTGGACCCTGGATTCCTGATAAACATggcttctatcaacagattggcCAGCGGGTGTTTTGGAAACCACTTAAAAATACTATACCAGCTCAGTTGATTACCTTGCctgctggggaaaaaataaagagTGGCTTCATTGAAAGCACTGGCCTGGCTTATAAATCCAGGGAGAAGGAACAGGATGAGACTGGGTACTATGGAAAAAAGAGGCTTATGTCAAAACAAAAGGGCTCTGACCACAAGGGAACTTCACTGAAGCCTTCAAGAG TAAGGTTATTAAAGGAAAACATGGGGCTGACAGCTGATGAGTACTGGATTAGAAGTGGTGCTAAACCCAAGTTTGCCAACCTGATACGTGGTAGTCTATCGCCCCCAGCCAAAAGCAAAGAACAAG GCAATCTATTTTTGGCTAAATCAAAGAGGAAAAGGATCAGCAAACCCCCTTACAAACGTAGAGACTCAAGATGTGAGGCAGAAGACGTCGAAGTGTGGGAAGTGCCAAAAGCCAGTGCACACAAAG GGTGTGGATCAAAGAGATCTCTGTACAAAAGAAGATGA
- the LOC142009708 gene encoding uncharacterized protein LOC142009708 isoform X2: protein MNTAAPASENGPYSTNHTRPFFYAQPTAQHPYPNPWYLSPVYNPYYVPAPGFRSGNPYFPFYSVALHEYPGYFVPQHPMHTRVNRRPYFNVPPPSPLFYHATRFRHYSSPGKKTVTKETQTDPRQPENKTKKHQDLRTETKGCEAGNKACVSSGISIKTENTSVKQDSSGSPLVAERDFQNKGSSSSAQYRNLPSGSYAFEKEEVRIEYGNGSPAIQLWKSFKETIPLYDAASSKTVPENIVQRDLFSVSSCEGVIYSPHDVNSSPSCAAYSDERKTALSFKRSGEEGHEKEVQNNETKLDAQKQGYASQRTKSPLDEARAMQIAELARTVSNDQLVARHDTLFKRASLKRPASKTSEEESNLVHQAQLFPSSTEITNDSSLQQKKANQSHSTTNESQITLDKSLWCDESVEKYVPSDSWLACVDAMDTNCNYDMCMSQRKRQSVLSLSSDEMSSKDEESSVDDVPVSYFVPDYVLKKSMYDLQKNAQGLEREKIESGGSVNEDEVVRKEQNNVANSQSFKSCSKVKVKRLASRGGSIGVLPRSSSQKKIYSLKKKAAKSLSLSEAEDSEEYLVAEEEGDDEDDDDDDDPDEVDYFLQEALPCGPWIPDKHGFYQQIGQRVFWKPLKNTIPAQLITLPAGEKIKSGFIESTGLAYKSREKEQDETGYYGKKRLMSKQKGSDHKGTSLKPSRGNLFLAKSKRKRISKPPYKRRDSRCEAEDVEVWEVPKASAHKGCGSKRSLYKRR from the exons ATGAACACTGCAGCACCAGCTTCAGAAAATGGCCCATATTCTACAAACCACACAAGACCTTTTTTTTATGCACAGCCAACAGCACAACATCCTTACCCAAATCCATGGTACCTCAGTCCTGTATATAATCCATACTATGTACCTGCACCAG GTTTCAGAAGTGGAAAtccatattttccattttattctgTTGCACTGCATGAGTACCCTGGATATTTTGTCCCACAACATCCCATGCACACGAGAGTTAACAGAAGACCTTATTTTAATGTTCCCCCACCGTCCCCTCTGTTTTATCATGCAACACGGTTTAGGCACTATAGTAGCCCTGGGAAAAAAACAGTGACCAAAGAAACACAGACTGATCCTAGACagcctgaaaacaaaacaaaaaagcatcagGATCTCCGTACAGAAACGAAAGGCTGTGAAGCAGGAAATAAGGCTTGTGTTTCTTCTGGTATTAGTATAAAAACTGAGAATACTTCAGTGAAACAAGATTCATCTGGATCTCCTCTTGTGGCAGAAAGAGACTTTCAAAACAAGGGTTCCTCTAGCTCTGCACAATATAGAAACCTTCCTTCAGGAAGCTATGCTTTTGAAAAAGAAGAGGTCAGAATAGAGTATGGAAATGGCTCACCTGCAATTCAGCTATGGAAGTCCTTTAAAGAAACCATTCCACTGTATGATGCAGCAAGCAGTAAAACAGTCCCTGAGAATATTGTGCAACGTGACTTGTTTTCTGTTAGCTCTTGTGAAGGGGTAATATATAGCCCTCATGACGTTAATTCCTCCCCTTCATGTGCAGCTTATTCAGATGAGCGAAAAACTGCTCTTTCTTTTAAGCGTAGTGGTGAAGAAGGGCATGAAAAAGAGGTccaaaataatgaaacaaaactTGATGCACAAAAGCAGGGATATGCAAGCCAAAGGACAAAATCACCACTGGATGAAGCCAGGGCAATGCAAATTGCTGAGCTGGCCAGAACTGTTAGTAATGATCAGCTAGTGGCAAGACATGACACACTCTTTAAAAGAGCTAGTTtgaaaagacctgcttcaaaaACTTCTGAAGAGGAGTCTAATCTTGTTCATCAAGCACAATTATTTCCATCCAGTACAGAAATAACAAATGACTCAAGTCTACAGCAGAAAAAGGCAAATCAAAGCCACAGTACAACAAATGAAAGTCAGATAACATTGGATAAAAGCTTATGGTGTGATGAATCTGTTGAGAAGTATGTTCCTTCTGACAGCTGGCTAGCTTGTGTGGATGCCATGGACACTAACTGCAACTATGATATGTGTATGTCGCAAAGGAAACGTCAAAGTGTACTCAGTCTGTCTTCTGATGAAATGTCTTCTAAAGATGAAGAATCATCAGTTGATGATGTGCCAGTGTCTTATTTTGTCCCTGACTATGTGCTTAAGAAGAGCATGTATGACTTGCAAAAAAATGCACAGGgcttggagagagagaaaattgaaAGTGGTGGCTCTGTTAATGAGGATGAAGTAGTGAGAAAGGAGCAGAACAATGTTGCCAACAGCCAGAGCTTCAAAAGCTGTTCAAAAGTGAAGGTTAAAAGGCTGGCCAGCAGAGGTGGAAGTATAGGAGTCCTCCCTAGATCTTCTAGTCAAAAGAAAATCTACTCCCTAAAGAAAAAAGCTGCTAagagtttgtctctgtcagaggctgaAGACTCTGAAGAATACTTGGTGGCAGAAGAAGAGGGTGATGATGAAgacgatgacgatgatgatgatccAGATGAAGTTGACTATTTCCTTCAAGAGGCCCTTCCATGTGGACCCTGGATTCCTGATAAACATggcttctatcaacagattggcCAGCGGGTGTTTTGGAAACCACTTAAAAATACTATACCAGCTCAGTTGATTACCTTGCctgctggggaaaaaataaagagTGGCTTCATTGAAAGCACTGGCCTGGCTTATAAATCCAGGGAGAAGGAACAGGATGAGACTGGGTACTATGGAAAAAAGAGGCTTATGTCAAAACAAAAGGGCTCTGACCACAAGGGAACTTCACTGAAGCCTTCAAGAG GCAATCTATTTTTGGCTAAATCAAAGAGGAAAAGGATCAGCAAACCCCCTTACAAACGTAGAGACTCAAGATGTGAGGCAGAAGACGTCGAAGTGTGGGAAGTGCCAAAAGCCAGTGCACACAAAG GGTGTGGATCAAAGAGATCTCTGTACAAAAGAAGATGA